In Streptomyces qaidamensis, one DNA window encodes the following:
- a CDS encoding SDR family oxidoreductase encodes MGNFLAGKVVAVTGAGRGIGRAVALAAAAEGAKVVVNDYGVSVDGASPASEVAQAVVKEIEAAGGEAVAVADDISTMAGGQRVVDVALASYGRLDGVVCVAGILRERMLFNMTEEEWDPVVATHLKGTFTVFRAASAVMRKQRAGTLIGFTSGNHQGSVSQANYSAAKGGIISLVRSAALGLHKYGVTANAVAPVARTRMSAGVPMELAEIGEPEDVAALVVYLLSDAASRQGITGQVYTVAGAKIAVWAQPRELRAAYASGGWTVERIAEFLPGSVGVDPMPLLERVREMERAAAEGERPNAQ; translated from the coding sequence GTGGGGAACTTCTTGGCAGGCAAGGTCGTCGCCGTCACGGGTGCCGGGCGGGGCATCGGCCGCGCGGTCGCGCTCGCGGCGGCGGCCGAGGGGGCGAAGGTCGTCGTCAACGACTACGGCGTCTCGGTCGACGGCGCGTCACCGGCGAGCGAGGTCGCCCAGGCCGTGGTCAAGGAGATCGAGGCGGCGGGCGGCGAGGCGGTGGCCGTCGCCGACGACATCTCCACGATGGCCGGCGGGCAGCGGGTCGTCGACGTGGCACTGGCGTCGTACGGGCGGCTGGACGGTGTGGTCTGCGTGGCCGGGATCCTGCGCGAGCGGATGCTGTTCAACATGACCGAGGAGGAGTGGGACCCGGTCGTCGCGACCCACCTGAAGGGCACCTTCACGGTGTTCCGGGCGGCCTCCGCGGTGATGCGCAAGCAGCGGGCCGGGACGCTGATCGGCTTCACCAGCGGCAACCACCAGGGGTCCGTCTCACAGGCCAACTACAGCGCCGCCAAGGGCGGGATCATCTCGCTGGTGCGCAGCGCCGCGCTCGGGCTGCACAAGTACGGGGTGACCGCGAACGCGGTGGCGCCGGTCGCGCGGACCAGGATGTCGGCCGGGGTGCCGATGGAACTGGCCGAGATCGGGGAGCCGGAGGACGTCGCCGCGCTGGTGGTGTACCTGCTGTCCGACGCCGCCTCCCGGCAGGGGATCACCGGGCAGGTGTACACGGTGGCCGGGGCGAAGATCGCGGTGTGGGCGCAGCCGCGGGAGCTGCGGGCGGCGTACGCCTCCGGCGGGTGGACGGTGGAACGGATCGCGGAGTTTCTGCCCGGGTCGGTGGGGGTGGATCCGATGCCGTTGCTGGAGCGGGTGCGGGAGATGGAGAGGGCGGCGGCTGAGGGGGAGCGGCCCAACGCCCAGTAG
- a CDS encoding cyclase family protein, whose protein sequence is MSLPDAFHDIAKRVNNWGRWGSGDEIGTLNLITDDVVRQAAATVRTGHRVPLALPLQQDGVQTGMIPGRVNPLHAMVQINQEIFGPGTVACSDDVVTMGLQAATHWDALPHVSHSGRLYNGRPAHTVTAHGGAGFSGIGTVRHVVSRGVLLDVARARGTDRLDGGYAVTPEDLDAAEELAGTRVRAGDVVLVRTGQIQACLAGDRHGYAYPSPGLSIRTPEWFHARDVAAVANDTLTFEVFPPEVEDLWLPVHALDLVEMGMPQGQNWNLEKLSTACGEAGRYAFLLTATPEPFTGATGSPVAPVAVL, encoded by the coding sequence ATGTCGCTGCCGGACGCGTTCCACGACATCGCCAAGCGCGTGAACAACTGGGGCCGTTGGGGATCCGGCGACGAGATCGGCACCCTGAACCTGATCACGGACGACGTCGTCAGGCAGGCCGCGGCCACCGTCCGCACCGGTCATCGCGTCCCGCTGGCGCTGCCTCTCCAGCAGGACGGCGTGCAGACCGGCATGATCCCCGGCCGCGTCAACCCCCTGCACGCCATGGTGCAGATCAACCAGGAGATCTTCGGCCCGGGCACGGTCGCGTGCAGCGACGACGTCGTGACCATGGGCCTCCAGGCGGCCACCCACTGGGACGCCCTGCCGCACGTCTCACACTCGGGCCGGCTCTACAACGGCCGCCCCGCCCATACCGTCACCGCACACGGCGGCGCCGGGTTCAGCGGTATCGGCACGGTCCGGCACGTCGTCTCGCGCGGGGTGCTGCTGGACGTCGCCCGGGCCCGTGGCACGGACCGGCTCGACGGCGGGTACGCGGTCACGCCCGAGGACCTGGACGCCGCCGAGGAGCTGGCCGGCACGCGGGTGCGGGCGGGAGACGTCGTGCTCGTGCGGACCGGGCAGATCCAGGCCTGCCTGGCCGGGGACCGGCACGGCTACGCGTACCCCTCGCCGGGGCTGTCGATCCGGACCCCGGAGTGGTTCCACGCGCGCGATGTCGCGGCCGTCGCCAACGACACCCTGACCTTCGAGGTGTTCCCGCCCGAGGTGGAGGACCTCTGGCTGCCGGTGCACGCCCTCGACCTCGTGGAGATGGGCATGCCACAGGGCCAGAACTGGAATCTCGAAAAGTTGTCCACAGCCTGTGGAGAAGCGGGGCGGTATGCCTTCCTGCTGACCGCGACCCCCGAGCCGTTCACCGGGGCGACCGGCTCTCCGGTGGCCCCCGTCGCCGTCCTGTAG
- a CDS encoding ATP-binding protein: MQLEIRPDPAEVGRARRWARSRLAGSGIQADEPLAETLILLVSELVTNAVVHTGRPAVLRLSLPHVVTEEATVRLEVADRSGRAPVPRCAGDEATGGRGLALVDGLADRWGWSVEATGKRIWCEVDRCAKSPDLTASCAGGAVACGGAAFEGLAYEAV, from the coding sequence GTGCAGCTGGAGATCCGGCCCGACCCCGCAGAAGTGGGGCGAGCCCGGCGGTGGGCCCGCTCCCGCCTGGCCGGGTCCGGCATACAGGCCGACGAACCCCTCGCCGAGACGCTGATCCTGCTCGTCTCCGAGCTCGTCACCAACGCCGTGGTGCACACCGGCCGTCCCGCCGTCCTGCGGCTGTCCCTGCCGCACGTGGTGACGGAGGAGGCCACGGTCCGTCTGGAGGTCGCGGACCGCAGCGGCCGGGCCCCCGTGCCCCGGTGCGCCGGCGACGAAGCGACCGGCGGCCGGGGCCTGGCACTCGTCGACGGCCTCGCCGACCGCTGGGGCTGGAGCGTCGAGGCCACCGGCAAGCGCATCTGGTGCGAGGTGGACCGGTGCGCGAAGTCCCCTGACCTCACGGCGTCGTGCGCAGGCGGCGCGGTGGCGTGCGGCGGGGCGGCTTTCGAGGGCCTGGCGTACGAGGCGGTGTAG
- a CDS encoding acyl-CoA dehydrogenase, which produces MRFRLTDDQRALRDGVREALARRFDGRALRAAVEEADRGGGAGVRGGARGTGEGPGRSAAGGGGAGGARAAAALDGRGHGGTGSSGGPGGAGGPGEGRAAGPPRLDRGLWRALGDLGFFALRVPETDGGVGLGLTEAVLVFEEAGRALLPGPLVATHLAAGAVPGAATGETVVAAVDGGLVEWLAEADAVRGDTTGAVPLRSLDPLTPLHRVPAARPAPDPVAILLTAAEQLGTAGRVCELAAQHARAREQFGRPIGAFQAVAHLCAGILVRAETARAAVYAAAVTADPADIAAARILADEAAVRGARDCLQVHGGMGFTWESEVHLHLKRAWVRTQRAGGVTESEEVLAAALTPETV; this is translated from the coding sequence GTGCGGTTCCGGCTGACGGACGACCAGCGGGCACTGCGGGACGGGGTGCGCGAGGCGCTGGCGCGGCGGTTCGACGGCCGGGCGCTGCGGGCGGCGGTGGAGGAGGCCGACAGGGGCGGCGGCGCCGGGGTGCGGGGTGGAGCCCGTGGCACAGGTGAGGGCCCGGGGCGTTCCGCGGCGGGCGGCGGTGGTGCGGGCGGGGCCCGTGCGGCAGCGGCGCTTGACGGCAGGGGACATGGGGGGACGGGGAGTTCCGGGGGACCGGGCGGGGCCGGCGGACCGGGGGAGGGGCGTGCGGCCGGGCCGCCGCGGCTCGACCGGGGGCTGTGGCGGGCCCTCGGTGACCTCGGGTTCTTCGCGCTGCGGGTGCCGGAGACGGACGGCGGGGTCGGACTCGGTCTCACGGAGGCCGTGTTGGTGTTCGAGGAGGCGGGGCGGGCGCTGCTGCCCGGGCCGCTCGTCGCCACCCACCTCGCGGCCGGTGCCGTACCCGGCGCGGCCACCGGGGAGACGGTGGTGGCGGCCGTGGACGGCGGGCTCGTGGAGTGGCTGGCGGAGGCGGACGCCGTACGCGGGGACACCACCGGGGCCGTGCCGCTGCGCTCGCTCGACCCGTTGACGCCCCTGCACCGCGTGCCCGCCGCGCGCCCAGCCCCCGACCCCGTCGCCATCCTGCTCACCGCCGCCGAGCAACTCGGCACGGCGGGCCGCGTCTGCGAACTGGCGGCGCAACACGCCCGGGCGCGCGAACAGTTCGGGCGGCCCATCGGGGCCTTCCAGGCGGTGGCGCATCTGTGCGCGGGGATCTTGGTCCGTGCGGAGACGGCCCGCGCCGCGGTGTACGCGGCCGCCGTGACCGCCGACCCGGCCGACATCGCCGCGGCCCGGATCCTCGCCGACGAGGCCGCCGTGCGAGGCGCCCGCGACTGTCTCCAGGTGCACGGCGGGATGGGCTTCACCTGGGAGTCCGAGGTCCATCTGCACCTGAAACGAGCATGGGTTCGAACCCAGCGTGCGGGCGGAGTTACGGAGAGTGAAGAGGTGCTCGCGGCGGCTCTGACGCCCGAGACGGTCTGA
- a CDS encoding acyl-CoA dehydrogenase translates to MDLSYTPEEEEFRARLREWLARTLPALPPRPSPDDWPGRRAYDLGWQRRLYEAGYAGVHWDATPSVRLIFLEETEKAGAPYVGANFVGLLHAGPTIAAEGTDAQRARWLPPILRGEEVWCQGFSEPEAGSDLAALRTRAWRDGDDYVVSGSKIWTSHAEVADWCELLVRTGPAAPKHRGITWLALPMDAPGITVRPLRTLAGPAEFAEVFLDEVRVPVANRVGDENDGWRVTMVTLSFERGTAFAGEVVACRRVLAELAVEARKNGRWDDPALRRRLGRLNAEFRALWRLTQWNVSAAEASGGVPGAGGSVFKLRYSHARQDLYDAAAEVLGPDCLDLDRPWTPDRLSSLAYTIAAGTSQVQHSIIAERILGLPKGR, encoded by the coding sequence ATGGATCTGTCGTACACGCCCGAGGAGGAGGAGTTCCGGGCCCGGCTGCGGGAATGGCTCGCGCGAACGCTCCCCGCACTCCCGCCCAGGCCGTCCCCCGACGACTGGCCGGGACGGCGGGCGTACGACCTCGGCTGGCAGCGCAGGCTGTACGAGGCCGGATACGCCGGCGTCCACTGGGACGCCACCCCGAGCGTCCGCCTGATCTTCCTGGAGGAGACCGAGAAGGCCGGAGCGCCCTATGTGGGCGCCAACTTCGTGGGCCTCCTGCACGCCGGGCCGACCATCGCCGCCGAGGGCACGGACGCCCAGCGGGCGCGCTGGCTGCCGCCCATCCTGCGCGGCGAGGAGGTCTGGTGCCAGGGCTTCAGCGAACCGGAGGCCGGATCCGACCTCGCGGCCCTGCGCACCCGCGCGTGGCGCGACGGCGACGACTACGTGGTGAGCGGCTCCAAGATCTGGACTTCGCACGCCGAAGTCGCCGACTGGTGCGAACTGTTGGTCCGCACCGGCCCGGCCGCCCCGAAGCACCGGGGCATCACCTGGCTCGCCCTGCCCATGGACGCGCCCGGCATCACCGTACGGCCGCTGCGGACACTCGCCGGGCCGGCCGAGTTCGCCGAGGTGTTCCTGGACGAGGTGCGGGTGCCGGTGGCGAACCGGGTCGGGGACGAGAACGACGGCTGGCGCGTGACCATGGTGACGCTGTCCTTCGAGCGGGGCACGGCCTTCGCGGGCGAGGTCGTCGCCTGCCGCCGGGTTCTCGCCGAACTGGCCGTCGAGGCCCGCAAGAACGGCCGCTGGGACGACCCGGCCCTCAGGCGCCGGCTGGGCAGGCTCAACGCGGAGTTCCGGGCGCTGTGGCGGCTCACGCAGTGGAACGTGAGCGCGGCGGAGGCCTCGGGCGGAGTGCCCGGCGCGGGCGGCTCGGTCTTCAAGCTCCGCTACTCGCACGCCCGCCAGGACCTCTACGACGCCGCCGCCGAAGTACTGGGCCCCGACTGCCTCGACCTGGACCGGCCGTGGACCCCCGACCGGCTCTCTTCCCTGGCGTACACCATCGCGGCCGGCACCTCGCAGGTCCAGCACAGCATCATCGCCGAGCGCATCCTCGGTCTGCCGAAGGGACGGTGA
- a CDS encoding amidohydrolase family protein, whose amino-acid sequence MATELPRIISVDDHVIEPAHLFDTWLPAKYRERGPRPLTAGIGELAYVGGKYRITMDPDGQPTDWWIYEDLKFPYKRNIAAVGFDRDAMTLEGITREEMRPGCWDSKERLKDMDLNHVEASLCFPSFPRFCGQTFAEAHDKEVALACVRAYNDWMVEEWCGDSGGRLIPLCLIPLWDIGLAVAEIRRNATRGVRAVTFSEIPTHLGLPSIHSGYWDPFFAVCQDTGTVVNMHIGSSSQMPAASPDAPPAVQASLSFNNAMASMMDFLFSGVLVKFPRLKLAYSEGQMGWIPYALERADDVWEEHRAWGGVRDTIPEPPSTYYYRQMFCCFFRDQHGVASIDVVGRDNATFETDYPHVDSTFPHTKEVALDHVKGLDDETVYKLMRGNAIRMLDLDLDR is encoded by the coding sequence ATGGCGACCGAACTGCCCCGCATCATCAGCGTCGACGACCACGTGATCGAGCCCGCCCACCTCTTCGACACCTGGCTGCCGGCCAAGTACCGCGAACGCGGGCCGAGGCCCCTGACCGCCGGGATCGGTGAACTCGCCTACGTCGGCGGCAAGTACCGGATCACCATGGACCCGGACGGCCAGCCCACCGACTGGTGGATCTACGAGGACCTGAAGTTCCCGTACAAGCGCAACATCGCCGCCGTCGGCTTCGACCGGGACGCGATGACCCTGGAGGGCATCACCCGCGAGGAGATGCGGCCCGGCTGCTGGGACTCGAAGGAACGCCTGAAGGACATGGACCTCAACCACGTCGAGGCGAGCCTGTGCTTCCCCAGCTTCCCGCGCTTTTGCGGTCAGACCTTCGCCGAGGCGCACGACAAGGAGGTCGCCCTCGCCTGCGTGCGCGCCTACAACGACTGGATGGTCGAGGAGTGGTGCGGCGACAGCGGCGGGCGGCTCATCCCGCTGTGCCTGATCCCGCTGTGGGACATCGGCCTGGCCGTCGCGGAGATCCGCCGCAACGCCACACGCGGGGTGCGGGCGGTGACCTTCTCGGAAATCCCCACCCACCTCGGGCTGCCGTCCATCCACTCCGGCTACTGGGACCCGTTCTTCGCGGTCTGCCAGGACACCGGGACCGTCGTCAACATGCACATCGGATCCTCGTCCCAGATGCCGGCCGCCTCCCCGGACGCCCCGCCCGCCGTCCAGGCCTCGCTCAGCTTCAACAACGCGATGGCCTCGATGATGGACTTCCTCTTCAGCGGGGTCCTGGTGAAGTTCCCGCGCCTCAAACTCGCTTACTCCGAGGGCCAGATGGGCTGGATCCCGTACGCCCTGGAGCGGGCCGACGACGTCTGGGAGGAGCACCGCGCCTGGGGCGGCGTCCGCGACACGATCCCCGAGCCGCCGTCGACGTACTACTACCGGCAGATGTTCTGCTGCTTCTTCCGCGACCAGCACGGCGTGGCGTCGATCGACGTGGTCGGCCGGGACAACGCCACCTTCGAGACCGACTACCCGCACGTCGACTCGACCTTCCCGCACACCAAGGAGGTCGCCCTCGACCACGTCAAGGGCCTCGACGACGAGACGGTGTACAAGCTGATGCGCGGCAACGCCATCCGGATGCTGGACCTGGACCTGGACCGCTGA
- a CDS encoding class I adenylate-forming enzyme family protein encodes MNETPHALSSSRTLWELVTRRAALTPDRPLFLQADRTLTFGTLHARAERVAAGLYGMGVRPGTVVAWQLPTRIETAVLSFALARLGAVQTPVIPFYRDREVGFALRESRAEFFAVPGTWRGFDHGEMARRLGAKGVFEAYADLPDGDPSLLPPPPCDGTAVRWIYWTSGTTSDPKGVLHTDRSLLAGGSCLAHALRPSADDVGSIAFPYAHIGGPDYTVMLLLYGFPAVLFEQFALPEALAAYRAHGVTMAGGSTAFYSMFLAEQRKQPGEPVVPSLRLLAGGGAPKPPELYHAVVREMGVQLTHGYGMTEVPMITMGDPDDTPELLAVTEGRPPEGMEIRIVDGEVRLRGEAVCRGYLDPGQSADAFDEEGFLRTGDLGRLTETGHLVLTGRLKDVIIRKGENISAQEIEDLLHRHPSVGDVAVVGLPDAERGELVCAVVEQPPGTEALTLAAVTAFLRAEGLSVHKLPERLEVVDALPRGETLRKVLKYKLRDRYTDT; translated from the coding sequence GTGAACGAGACCCCGCACGCCCTGAGTTCGTCCCGCACCCTGTGGGAGCTGGTCACCCGCCGCGCGGCCCTCACGCCCGACCGCCCGCTCTTCCTCCAGGCCGACCGGACGCTGACCTTCGGGACGCTCCACGCGCGGGCCGAGCGGGTCGCGGCCGGGCTGTACGGCATGGGTGTGCGCCCCGGCACAGTGGTCGCCTGGCAGCTGCCCACCCGTATCGAGACGGCCGTACTGTCCTTCGCGCTGGCCCGTCTCGGCGCCGTGCAGACCCCGGTGATCCCCTTCTACCGGGACCGCGAGGTCGGCTTCGCACTGCGCGAGTCCCGGGCGGAGTTCTTCGCGGTGCCGGGCACCTGGCGCGGCTTCGACCACGGCGAGATGGCCCGGCGGCTGGGCGCGAAGGGCGTCTTCGAGGCCTACGCCGACCTGCCCGACGGCGATCCGTCCCTCCTGCCGCCCCCGCCCTGCGACGGCACCGCCGTCCGCTGGATCTACTGGACTTCCGGCACGACCTCCGACCCCAAGGGCGTACTGCACACGGACCGTTCACTGCTCGCGGGCGGCTCCTGCCTGGCCCACGCGCTGCGCCCCTCGGCGGACGACGTGGGGTCGATCGCCTTCCCGTACGCCCACATCGGCGGGCCCGACTACACGGTGATGCTGCTGCTGTACGGCTTCCCGGCGGTGCTGTTCGAGCAGTTCGCGCTGCCGGAGGCGCTGGCGGCGTACCGCGCGCACGGGGTGACGATGGCGGGCGGGTCGACGGCCTTCTACTCGATGTTCCTGGCGGAGCAGCGCAAGCAGCCGGGAGAGCCGGTGGTGCCGTCGCTGCGGCTGCTGGCGGGCGGCGGGGCGCCCAAGCCGCCGGAGCTGTACCACGCCGTCGTGCGCGAGATGGGCGTGCAGCTCACCCACGGATACGGCATGACCGAGGTGCCGATGATCACCATGGGCGACCCGGACGACACCCCGGAGCTGCTCGCGGTGACCGAGGGGCGGCCGCCGGAGGGGATGGAGATCCGGATCGTGGACGGGGAGGTGCGGCTGCGCGGGGAGGCCGTGTGCCGGGGGTATCTGGACCCGGGGCAGTCGGCGGATGCCTTCGACGAGGAGGGGTTCCTGCGCACCGGCGATCTCGGACGCCTGACGGAGACGGGGCACCTGGTCCTCACGGGCCGGCTCAAGGACGTGATCATCCGCAAGGGCGAGAACATCTCGGCCCAGGAGATCGAGGATCTCCTGCACCGGCATCCGTCGGTCGGTGACGTGGCGGTGGTCGGACTGCCGGACGCGGAGCGCGGGGAGCTGGTGTGCGCGGTGGTGGAACAGCCGCCCGGCACCGAGGCGTTGACGCTCGCCGCCGTGACCGCCTTCCTGCGCGCCGAGGGACTGTCGGTGCACAAGCTGCCGGAGCGGCTGGAGGTGGTGGACGCCCTTCCGCGGGGCGAGACCCTGCGGAAGGTGCTGAAGTACAAGCTGCGCGACCGCTACACGGACACCTGA
- a CDS encoding EF-hand domain-containing protein — MVSSEYERRIAARFATFDQDGNGYIDREDFYGAAKALLTEFAVTARSDKGQALYGGAEAFWQGMAGIADRDGDQRITREEFVTGAVKRLRDNPDRFAEIARPFLHAALDVADADGDGAATVEEAGRVLKCLGVPEDLAGPAAAALDTDGDGKVGEAEVVSAFARYFTVPE; from the coding sequence ATGGTCAGCAGCGAGTACGAGCGCAGGATCGCCGCCAGGTTCGCCACCTTCGACCAGGACGGCAACGGCTACATCGACCGCGAGGACTTCTACGGCGCGGCCAAGGCGCTGCTCACGGAGTTCGCCGTGACGGCCCGGTCCGACAAGGGGCAGGCCCTGTACGGCGGCGCCGAGGCCTTCTGGCAGGGCATGGCGGGCATTGCGGACCGCGACGGCGACCAGCGCATCACGCGCGAGGAGTTCGTCACCGGCGCGGTCAAGCGCCTGCGCGACAACCCCGACCGGTTCGCCGAGATCGCCCGCCCCTTCCTGCACGCGGCCCTGGACGTCGCCGACGCCGACGGGGACGGCGCCGCGACGGTCGAGGAAGCGGGCCGCGTCCTGAAGTGCCTCGGAGTCCCCGAGGACCTCGCAGGGCCGGCCGCCGCCGCGCTCGACACGGACGGTGACGGCAAGGTCGGCGAGGCCGAGGTCGTATCCGCCTTCGCCCGCTACTTCACCGTGCCCGAGTAG
- a CDS encoding STAS domain-containing protein, whose protein sequence is MVVTFKVTGGEQGEWAVLQVSGELDLVTSPVLRQRVHDVVAEGHHCLVLDLSEVFFCDSSGVGVLIAARRLIRSCQGRLRLVLPARGAADGSHVNRVLGALGVRRLFDVYGDVDAALGDEGEPLSA, encoded by the coding sequence GTGGTGGTGACCTTCAAAGTGACCGGCGGCGAGCAGGGCGAATGGGCCGTGCTCCAGGTGTCGGGCGAGCTGGATCTGGTGACGTCACCGGTGCTGCGTCAACGCGTGCACGACGTGGTGGCCGAGGGACACCACTGTCTCGTCCTGGATCTGTCCGAGGTGTTCTTCTGCGACTCCAGCGGCGTCGGCGTGCTCATCGCGGCCCGCCGGCTGATCCGCTCCTGCCAGGGCCGGCTGCGCCTCGTGCTGCCCGCCCGGGGCGCTGCCGACGGGTCCCACGTCAACCGGGTCCTCGGCGCGCTGGGCGTCCGCAGGCTGTTCGACGTGTACGGCGATGTGGACGCGGCCCTCGGCGACGAGGGCGAACCCCTGTCCGCGTGA
- a CDS encoding sigma-70 family RNA polymerase sigma factor: protein MAKKDAPPRWDRKMQQRLARGEAAALGELYDRFASLVHGLAHRVLGDERAADGITREVFIHVWEHPDSYDPKQGPLRTWVATLTHRLAVQRLRATETAALAREGSGTAEELERRVRRASVAARADYIVQSMPVPLRSALERAYFQRRDYRQTAADLGITEDEARRRLRLGLQLLSTAHDTQAPGAPPGYGGAV from the coding sequence ATGGCGAAAAAGGACGCACCGCCTCGCTGGGACCGCAAGATGCAGCAGCGGCTCGCCCGCGGGGAAGCCGCCGCCCTCGGTGAGCTCTACGACCGGTTCGCCTCCCTCGTGCACGGCCTCGCCCACCGCGTGCTCGGCGACGAACGCGCCGCCGACGGCATCACGCGCGAGGTCTTCATCCACGTCTGGGAGCATCCCGACTCCTACGACCCCAAGCAGGGCCCGCTGCGCACCTGGGTCGCCACCCTTACCCACCGGCTGGCGGTGCAGCGGCTGCGCGCCACCGAGACCGCCGCCCTCGCCCGCGAAGGCTCCGGCACCGCGGAGGAACTGGAGCGCAGGGTGCGCCGCGCCTCGGTCGCCGCCCGCGCCGACTACATCGTCCAGTCCATGCCGGTCCCGCTGCGCTCGGCCCTGGAACGCGCCTACTTCCAGCGCCGCGACTACCGCCAGACCGCCGCCGACCTCGGCATCACCGAGGACGAGGCACGCCGCCGGCTGCGCCTGGGCCTGCAACTGCTCTCCACCGCCCACGACACCCAGGCACCGGGCGCACCGCCCGGATACGGGGGTGCGGTGTGA
- a CDS encoding zf-HC2 domain-containing protein — MNGPERFEAHDSDEGENGHEGQNGPEESDNTRDEGGLRDEDGARDGSGGTGRDGTPAPGGRPRIPMPRASVEDSGLPLPAPADLGVTAPPPAPPVLEHPVLKALLGAWALAACSAEEATAVEEHLGDCGSCADEARRLREAVGLLQRPESLDLDPGLRTRVLDTCLERRPPRIPVPDWAAAYDAETARLDALLQDFGDAEWHAPVRLRWFRSDAATSRRTTVAGVIAHLLSVDGLVAVALGLDDPLGDVPSRKPTPAARTEAFWRASHFPPTRFVRAPWREQSHSLVRTVSFTGGGAGRMPVSYGDFELPLHDAMLDRAFECWVHAEDIADAVDYPYDPPSPRHLHRMIDLAARMLPTALAHRRRAGLASPAPHRHLVAAGEPGRSLRLEIEGSGGGEWLIPLDSPAAKGSAEHEVAHVALDGVEFCRLAAGHVPPQEAAAGQVGDREAIRDVLFAAASLSRM; from the coding sequence GTGAACGGGCCGGAACGGTTCGAGGCCCACGACAGCGACGAGGGGGAGAACGGTCACGAGGGGCAGAACGGCCCCGAGGAGAGCGACAACACCCGGGACGAAGGCGGCCTTCGGGATGAAGACGGCGCCCGGGACGGAAGCGGCGGGACCGGGCGCGACGGCACCCCGGCGCCCGGGGGCCGGCCCCGGATACCCATGCCCCGTGCCTCCGTCGAGGACAGCGGGCTGCCGCTGCCCGCGCCGGCGGACCTCGGCGTCACGGCACCGCCGCCCGCCCCGCCCGTCCTCGAACACCCCGTGCTGAAGGCCCTGCTCGGCGCCTGGGCGCTGGCCGCCTGCTCGGCCGAGGAGGCCACGGCCGTCGAGGAGCACCTCGGCGACTGCGGCTCCTGCGCCGACGAGGCCCGGCGGCTGCGCGAGGCGGTCGGCCTGCTTCAACGCCCGGAGAGCCTCGACCTGGACCCCGGGCTGCGCACCCGGGTCCTGGACACCTGCCTGGAGCGGCGCCCGCCGCGCATCCCGGTACCGGACTGGGCCGCCGCGTACGACGCCGAGACCGCGCGCCTGGACGCCCTGCTGCAGGACTTCGGTGACGCCGAGTGGCACGCTCCGGTACGGCTGCGCTGGTTCCGCTCCGACGCGGCGACGAGCCGCCGCACCACCGTCGCCGGGGTCATCGCGCATCTGCTCAGCGTCGACGGCCTGGTGGCGGTCGCGCTCGGCCTGGACGACCCACTGGGCGACGTCCCGTCCCGGAAGCCGACCCCGGCGGCCCGCACCGAGGCTTTCTGGCGCGCCTCCCACTTCCCGCCCACCCGGTTCGTCCGCGCGCCCTGGCGGGAGCAGAGCCACAGCCTCGTGCGCACGGTGTCCTTCACGGGCGGCGGCGCGGGGAGGATGCCGGTGTCGTACGGCGACTTCGAACTGCCCCTGCACGACGCGATGCTCGACCGCGCCTTCGAGTGCTGGGTGCACGCGGAGGACATCGCCGACGCGGTCGACTACCCCTACGACCCGCCCTCGCCCCGCCATCTGCACCGCATGATCGACCTGGCGGCCCGGATGCTGCCGACGGCCCTGGCCCACCGCCGCCGGGCCGGTCTGGCCTCCCCCGCCCCCCATCGCCATCTGGTCGCGGCGGGCGAACCGGGCCGCAGCCTCCGCCTGGAGATCGAGGGCTCGGGCGGCGGCGAGTGGCTGATCCCCCTCGACTCCCCCGCGGCGAAGGGCTCCGCCGAGCACGAGGTGGCCCATGTGGCCCTGGACGGCGTCGAGTTCTGCCGCCTGGCCGCCGGCCACGTCCCCCCGCAGGAGGCGGCGGCGGGCCAGGTCGGAGACAGAGAGGCGATCAGGGACGTCCTGTTCGCAGCGGCTTCACTGAGCAGGATGTAG